The Carnobacterium sp. 17-4 genome has a window encoding:
- a CDS encoding manganese-dependent inorganic pyrophosphatase, with the protein MSKVLVFGHKNPDTDAITSAISFAYLQKKLGFDAEAVALGEVGEETQYALDHFKVEAPRVVETVANETDKVMLVDHNEFQQSVKDIADVEVLSVVDHHRIANFETANPLYYRAEPVGCTNTIIAKLFKEKDITIPKEIAGLMLSAIVSDTLLFKSPTCTDEDISIAKELAVIADVDIDSYGLEMLKAGTNLSDKSAAELLDMDAKSFPMADKNVRIAQINVVDVNDVLSIQSELEQEMLKENQAKNYDLFILVVTNILDSDSVILALGNPINAVEEAFNISLENNRALLKGVVSRKKQVVPQLTEALTK; encoded by the coding sequence ATGAGTAAAGTTTTAGTTTTTGGTCATAAAAATCCAGATACAGATGCGATTACATCTGCCATTTCATTTGCTTACCTGCAAAAAAAACTAGGTTTTGACGCAGAAGCCGTTGCATTAGGAGAAGTAGGCGAGGAGACACAATATGCTTTAGACCACTTTAAAGTTGAAGCTCCACGTGTTGTAGAGACAGTTGCAAATGAAACAGATAAGGTTATGCTGGTAGATCACAACGAATTCCAACAAAGCGTAAAAGACATTGCGGATGTGGAAGTTTTATCTGTAGTTGATCATCACCGTATTGCTAATTTCGAAACAGCAAATCCGTTGTATTATCGTGCAGAACCTGTAGGATGTACAAATACAATCATTGCTAAATTATTTAAAGAAAAAGACATCACGATTCCTAAAGAAATTGCTGGATTAATGTTATCTGCCATTGTTTCAGATACGTTACTATTCAAATCACCAACATGTACAGATGAAGATATCTCTATTGCAAAAGAACTTGCAGTTATTGCTGATGTTGACATTGATTCATATGGCTTAGAAATGTTGAAAGCTGGAACAAACTTAAGCGATAAATCAGCAGCAGAATTATTAGATATGGATGCTAAAAGTTTCCCAATGGCGGATAAAAATGTTCGTATTGCACAAATTAATGTAGTAGATGTGAATGATGTTCTTTCAATCCAATCAGAATTGGAACAAGAGATGTTAAAGGAAAATCAAGCTAAAAATTATGATTTATTTATTTTAGTTGTGACAAACATCTTAGACAGTGATTCAGTAATCTTAGCATTAGGAAATCCAATCAACGCAGTAGAAGAAGCTTTTAATATTTCTTTAGAAAATAATCGTGCTTTATTAAAAGGTGTGGTTTCACGAAAAAAACAAGTTGTGCCACAATTAACTGAAGCATTAACAAAATAA
- a CDS encoding diaminopimelate dehydrogenase, which yields MTQKIRIGLVGYGNIGKGVELAINQFNDMEGVAVFTRRNPEDVDSNLPTVSIDNILNYKDAIDVLLLCGGSATDLPQQGPELAKHFSTIDSYDNHGKIPAYFESIDLAANSGQNVSIISVGWDPGLFSLNRALFEAVLPVGQTYTFWGKGLSQGHSDAIRRVAGVNKGVQYTVPLDQALNEVRTGQNPELTTREKHMRICYIVSDEGANQAEIENTIKTMPNYFEPYETVVHFIDEEQFEKDHQKMPHGGFVIRTGESETGSKQKAEFQLELESNPEFTSSILVAYARAAVKFKQEGKTGAFSVLDVPMTYLSDKSPAQLRKELL from the coding sequence ATGACTCAGAAAATTCGAATTGGATTGGTTGGCTACGGTAATATTGGTAAAGGTGTTGAACTAGCAATCAATCAATTTAACGATATGGAAGGTGTTGCGGTCTTTACTAGACGTAATCCTGAGGATGTAGACTCAAACTTGCCTACAGTAAGTATAGACAATATTTTAAATTATAAAGATGCTATTGACGTTTTACTACTATGTGGCGGATCAGCTACTGACTTGCCACAACAAGGGCCAGAGTTAGCAAAACATTTTTCGACCATTGATAGTTACGATAATCATGGGAAAATTCCAGCATACTTTGAATCAATAGATCTTGCTGCTAATAGCGGTCAAAATGTTAGTATTATCTCAGTAGGTTGGGATCCAGGTTTATTTTCGCTTAACCGTGCATTATTTGAAGCTGTCCTACCCGTTGGACAAACGTATACCTTCTGGGGAAAAGGCCTTAGTCAGGGACATTCAGATGCTATTCGTCGTGTTGCGGGAGTAAACAAAGGGGTTCAATATACTGTCCCTCTTGATCAAGCTTTAAATGAAGTCCGCACAGGTCAAAATCCTGAACTTACAACTCGAGAAAAACATATGCGGATTTGTTACATTGTTTCTGATGAAGGAGCAAATCAAGCAGAGATCGAAAATACGATCAAAACTATGCCAAATTATTTTGAACCTTACGAAACAGTCGTTCACTTTATTGATGAAGAACAATTTGAAAAAGATCATCAGAAAATGCCTCATGGTGGATTTGTTATCCGAACTGGAGAATCTGAGACCGGAAGTAAGCAAAAAGCTGAATTCCAACTTGAATTAGAAAGTAATCCTGAGTTTACTTCTTCTATCTTGGTGGCTTACGCAAGAGCTGCAGTTAAGTTTAAACAAGAAGGAAAAACTGGTGCTTTTAGTGTATTGGATGTTCCAATGACTTACTTGTCAGATAAATCTCCTGCACAATTAAGAAAAGAATTGCTATAA
- a CDS encoding SatD family protein produces the protein MTRKTVRTPYAAIIGDIKDSRKIADRKEVQEQFHSILQIINEKYAEDIASNFIITLGDSFQGLLKNKQVILSIIFEIELALSPIELRFGIGLGDISTTIQRDNSMEMDGTAYHRARQMIETIEGNENKYTTRETNMMICSGEGYQQTDQLLNTILSLATALKSKWSARQKEVMYAYFTHGENQYKTAEELGIGQSSVNKALNTAKYYTYKTALIEASHFLVQDIEEDE, from the coding sequence ATGACCAGAAAAACTGTAAGGACTCCATATGCAGCCATTATAGGAGATATTAAAGACTCTCGTAAAATTGCGGATCGAAAAGAAGTGCAAGAACAATTTCATTCTATTTTGCAAATAATAAATGAGAAATATGCAGAGGACATTGCTTCTAATTTCATTATTACTTTAGGAGACAGCTTCCAAGGATTACTAAAAAATAAACAAGTGATTTTAAGCATTATTTTTGAAATCGAATTGGCCTTGTCTCCAATTGAACTAAGATTTGGCATTGGCTTAGGCGATATCAGTACAACCATCCAACGAGATAATTCTATGGAGATGGATGGCACAGCCTACCACCGCGCAAGGCAAATGATTGAAACCATTGAAGGAAATGAAAATAAATATACCACAAGAGAGACCAATATGATGATTTGTTCCGGAGAAGGCTACCAACAAACAGATCAGCTATTGAATACTATTCTGTCACTGGCCACAGCATTGAAATCAAAGTGGTCCGCTAGACAAAAAGAAGTTATGTATGCTTATTTCACGCATGGAGAAAATCAGTATAAGACAGCTGAAGAATTAGGGATTGGCCAATCTAGCGTTAACAAAGCTCTGAATACAGCGAAATATTATACCTATAAAACAGCTTTGATAGAAGCTAGCCACTTTTTAGTTCAGGATATTGAGGAGGATGAGTAG
- a CDS encoding VOC family protein: MSTGLLHHIELYVSDLSKTVTFWGWFLEDLGYVPFQDWENGRSWKLKDTYIVFVQTEDRFLDVPYHRSRVGLNHLAFHAESRYQVDEMTKKLEEKGITILYPEKHPFAGGTNYYAVFFEDPDRIKLELVAPE, encoded by the coding sequence TTGTCAACAGGATTGCTTCACCATATTGAGCTCTACGTATCCGACTTAAGCAAAACGGTAACATTTTGGGGTTGGTTTCTGGAAGATTTAGGCTACGTACCTTTTCAAGATTGGGAAAACGGGCGAAGTTGGAAATTAAAGGATACTTATATCGTTTTTGTACAAACAGAAGACCGATTTTTAGATGTTCCATATCATCGTAGTAGAGTCGGTCTTAATCATTTGGCTTTCCATGCAGAATCACGGTATCAGGTCGATGAAATGACGAAAAAACTGGAAGAAAAAGGCATTACAATTCTGTATCCTGAAAAACACCCATTTGCAGGAGGAACAAATTATTATGCTGTTTTCTTTGAAGATCCAGACAGGATTAAATTGGAGTTGGTAGCTCCTGAATAA
- the pflA gene encoding pyruvate formate-lyase-activating protein: protein MTEPAIGYVHSTESFGSVDGPGIRFVTFMQGCRMRCEFCHNPDTWNMGGGTPYTADQLLEEALSYKDYWGKKGGITVSGGEPLLHIDFLIEYFRKAKEEGIHTTLDTCGQPFTYEEPFFSRFEELMKYTDLLLFDIKHIDNEKHKRLTMHGNENILNMSSYLSKINKPVWIRHVLVPERSDDDDDLIRLSEFIHSLGNVYKVEILPYHKLGVYKYAALNIPYKLKDIEPPTLERVENANRLLRVHEYIGYQTL from the coding sequence ATGACTGAGCCAGCAATTGGGTACGTACATTCAACTGAGAGTTTTGGATCGGTTGATGGACCAGGTATTCGTTTTGTAACCTTTATGCAAGGATGCCGTATGAGGTGCGAGTTTTGCCATAATCCTGATACATGGAACATGGGAGGCGGAACACCTTATACAGCAGATCAATTACTAGAAGAAGCTTTATCCTATAAAGATTATTGGGGCAAAAAGGGTGGTATCACCGTAAGTGGAGGAGAGCCGCTCTTGCATATCGATTTTCTTATTGAGTACTTTAGAAAGGCCAAAGAAGAGGGAATACACACAACTTTAGATACTTGCGGGCAACCGTTCACCTATGAAGAACCTTTTTTTAGTCGTTTTGAAGAACTCATGAAGTATACAGATCTGCTTCTATTTGATATCAAACACATTGACAATGAAAAGCATAAACGTTTAACGATGCACGGTAATGAAAACATTTTAAATATGTCTAGTTATTTATCAAAAATAAATAAACCGGTTTGGATCCGTCATGTATTGGTACCTGAGCGTTCAGATGATGATGATGACTTGATCCGTTTAAGTGAATTCATTCATTCTTTGGGAAATGTCTATAAAGTTGAAATATTACCTTATCATAAACTAGGTGTTTATAAATATGCTGCTTTAAATATTCCTTATAAATTAAAAGATATTGAACCACCAACACTTGAACGTGTAGAAAATGCGAATCGTCTACTACGTGTGCACGAGTATATAGGCTACCAAACACTATAG
- a CDS encoding ECF transporter S component, with translation MYKKNRNAYRTAILGILTAIIIIQNFVPLLGYIPIPPLNPTIIHITVIVVSITLGTKDGMIIGSVWGITRMIKAFTMPASPFDYFLWRNPIIAILPRILVGFVAGYTYNVLKKRVAKDSTAMIISSILASLTNTVMVLGLIYVIYGETYASMLEVDYSNLLGVLGTVVLTNGVGEAIAAAIIAPIIARPLKKFSTQN, from the coding sequence ATGTACAAAAAAAATAGGAATGCTTATAGAACAGCTATCTTAGGTATTCTTACAGCTATTATTATTATTCAAAATTTCGTTCCATTATTAGGGTACATTCCTATTCCTCCCTTAAATCCTACAATCATTCATATTACGGTTATTGTAGTATCCATTACACTTGGAACAAAAGATGGGATGATTATTGGATCGGTTTGGGGAATTACCCGTATGATTAAAGCCTTTACAATGCCTGCTTCGCCATTTGATTATTTTTTATGGAGGAATCCCATTATTGCGATCCTTCCGCGTATTCTTGTTGGTTTTGTAGCTGGGTATACGTATAATGTATTAAAAAAAAGAGTAGCTAAAGATTCAACAGCAATGATTATTTCTTCTATCTTAGCTTCATTAACAAATACAGTAATGGTATTAGGGTTAATCTATGTTATTTATGGTGAGACTTATGCTTCTATGTTAGAGGTAGACTACTCAAACCTGTTAGGAGTTTTAGGGACAGTTGTCTTAACAAATGGAGTAGGTGAGGCGATAGCAGCAGCTATTATTGCACCTATTATCGCACGCCCCTTAAAGAAATTTAGTACGCAAAATTAA
- a CDS encoding GTPase produces the protein MKNLDKNFNMVQDILNKTEDELKKMTPVNVMVVGKTGVGKSTLINNVFRENLALTGIGRPITKHLRRISKEGVPLVLYDTRGLELSLEVQKEIKNEIFETINENKKLGIKEEIHLAYYCINANSSRIEPTELELISELSEKIPVVIILTQSIGEPAKLFKEYIEALNLPIYGVISIMAEEFKVTEEFSVPAFGLKELIEMSLEIIPEEAKKAFNNAQQVDIARKANAARTWALRYIATSFGVGFLPIPFSDASVLVPMQVTLLAHITAIFGISMDKSTIASLVAAIGGTGGATFAGRYIVSNVIKMIPGAGTVVGGVISGSTAAIITTALSMSYIEVLAIIAAGEKDGKYPDLKNIEVLMKEKFQARLKKGSKINKNLDLTTDLSKENLDLDDYKKDSFFKVNLKG, from the coding sequence ATGAAAAATTTAGATAAGAATTTTAATATGGTACAAGATATTTTAAATAAAACTGAAGACGAATTAAAAAAAATGACCCCTGTTAATGTTATGGTCGTTGGGAAGACTGGGGTAGGGAAGAGTACCTTAATTAATAATGTTTTTAGAGAGAATCTTGCTTTGACCGGAATTGGAAGACCGATTACGAAACATTTAAGACGTATTTCTAAAGAGGGAGTACCATTGGTGTTATATGATACCAGGGGGTTGGAACTAAGTCTTGAAGTTCAAAAAGAAATTAAAAATGAAATTTTTGAGACGATTAATGAAAATAAAAAATTAGGTATCAAAGAAGAAATACACTTAGCTTACTACTGTATTAATGCAAATTCATCGCGTATAGAACCCACAGAGCTTGAATTGATCAGCGAATTGAGTGAAAAAATTCCTGTAGTTATCATTTTAACTCAATCAATCGGAGAACCTGCAAAACTATTTAAAGAGTATATTGAAGCTCTTAATCTGCCAATCTATGGCGTAATATCTATTATGGCTGAAGAGTTTAAAGTAACTGAAGAGTTTTCTGTTCCAGCATTTGGTTTAAAAGAATTGATTGAAATGAGTCTTGAAATTATACCTGAAGAGGCAAAAAAAGCTTTTAATAACGCCCAACAAGTAGATATAGCACGAAAAGCTAATGCTGCTCGTACTTGGGCGTTGAGATACATTGCGACATCTTTCGGTGTTGGATTTTTGCCAATACCTTTTTCTGACGCATCTGTTCTTGTTCCTATGCAAGTAACCTTATTGGCTCATATCACAGCTATTTTTGGTATTTCAATGGACAAATCTACCATTGCAAGTCTTGTCGCAGCAATAGGAGGGACAGGGGGAGCAACTTTTGCAGGAAGGTACATCGTTTCAAATGTGATAAAAATGATACCTGGAGCCGGTACAGTTGTTGGAGGAGTCATTAGCGGTTCAACCGCAGCAATCATCACAACAGCGCTTTCTATGAGCTATATTGAGGTGTTGGCTATCATAGCTGCAGGAGAAAAAGATGGAAAATACCCAGATCTTAAAAATATTGAAGTTTTAATGAAAGAAAAATTCCAAGCTCGTCTTAAAAAAGGTTCTAAAATCAATAAGAATCTTGATTTAACAACTGATTTATCAAAAGAAAACTTAGACTTAGACGATTACAAAAAAGATTCGTTTTTTAAAGTAAATTTAAAAGGTTAA
- a CDS encoding DUF3307 domain-containing protein: protein MNQVVGIVLFIGHILGDFYFQSSVLAREKEVSGKKLVLHCFIYLITMVGVIIPIFSWPLLKVAIGVSVLHFMIDGLKFIITNRFFIHNNKDTAIFLVDQGLHILVLLAAVVSITISSIEIEYMPGLETLSSSLGLDMKNILSWILILLLMIRPCSVTIKKVLNHYRPTNENQVDEGIPSAGALIGVFERFFILLMLYANQFTAIGFVLTAKSIARYNKISENPQFAEYYLLGTLLSTLLIIVSYFFIF from the coding sequence TTGAATCAAGTCGTAGGGATAGTATTATTTATCGGACATATCTTGGGAGACTTTTATTTCCAATCGTCTGTGTTAGCTAGAGAAAAGGAAGTATCTGGTAAGAAATTAGTGCTCCATTGTTTTATTTATTTGATCACTATGGTAGGGGTGATTATTCCTATTTTTAGTTGGCCTTTATTAAAAGTGGCTATAGGGGTCTCAGTGCTGCATTTCATGATTGATGGTCTGAAATTTATTATTACGAATCGCTTTTTCATTCATAATAATAAAGATACGGCTATCTTTCTAGTAGACCAAGGGTTACACATCCTTGTATTACTTGCGGCAGTTGTCTCTATCACAATATCTTCTATAGAGATTGAATATATGCCAGGATTAGAAACCTTGTCGAGCAGTTTAGGTTTGGATATGAAAAATATATTGTCATGGATATTGATTCTATTGTTGATGATCCGGCCATGCAGTGTAACTATAAAAAAAGTATTGAATCACTATCGCCCAACCAATGAAAATCAAGTAGATGAGGGAATCCCAAGTGCGGGGGCGTTGATTGGTGTTTTTGAACGCTTCTTTATTTTGCTGATGCTGTATGCTAATCAATTTACTGCCATTGGATTTGTTCTGACAGCGAAGTCGATTGCTCGGTACAATAAAATTTCAGAAAATCCTCAGTTTGCAGAATACTATTTACTGGGAACCTTATTGAGCACTTTGTTGATTATCGTCAGTTACTTCTTTATTTTCTGA
- a CDS encoding insulinase family protein produces MAFKQIETQELPDIQSVGTIYEHVETGAKVLYLANDDSNKAFTIGFKTPPYNDNGIAHIIEHSVLNGSEKYPSKEPFVELVKGSLNTFVNAMTFSDKTIYPVASTNKKDFMHLMNVYLDAVFKPNFYDNAQILAQEGWHHHLESAEDDLIYKGVVYNEMKGATASPERQVQQHLTHQLYPNSIYRHESGGNPKAIPSLTQEEFVAFHQTYYHPSNSLTVLYGDIDEKETFAALEDYFSGSGKQSEKVDLSFEPAVPDDAVFEDTYSITAGDNPKGKDYLALGWHVSEPNDVLDKYGLEVLEEILFGNNQSPLKKALLDADIGGDIVGGVADFGYPTGFIITAKYSDASKMTRFKEVVQETLKQLMTEGIDEGLINAALNKITFQTKEAAISEDNPRGVIYAINAYQSWLYDKSPYVNLQFSGYLKELGELAGRGYFEQLIKEKLVNNPLRTAVILKAEPGKSDQFEAKTHQQLQEYKANLSKEEIDKMIAQTQELIKRQEAPDKPEDLAKIPTLTKEDLSTQVEEYPLTEIPFNEGTHFYQAEQFTSGIDYLSLYIDLKDVAAEEYQWLSLLSHLLGKLATDKYDVATLQRQKDLYTGGIYGKLDIYEDKAGQLQPYFILRGKSLESSFEELVTLMQEIMCHTQFENKDEILKITQQLISNFERRINSSSHVLAANRALSQVKYSAKLNELISGMDQFHFLKDIRADLQSDKSKEVTERILQTVNGLLNKNRLNILYVGEKDRGVLVKEKLQAAFSELPSAELGEPAVIKPGAKQHEAYVTAQDVNYVAVASNANDKFDYTGAAKVLATAIRYSYLWNEIRVKGGAYGSLYNHQRTGQFALSSYRDPNIRKTLETYKGLPNYVAQIKLSDSELLKYIIGTISPMEQPKSAFSKGLTAFNRLKTGVTREELVHLKEEILAVDSNALKMLNKGLDSVLEESTVVVIGNKGQIETEKDLFDKVYELY; encoded by the coding sequence ATGGCATTTAAGCAAATTGAGACACAAGAGTTACCGGATATTCAATCCGTGGGAACCATTTATGAACACGTTGAGACAGGAGCAAAGGTTCTTTATCTCGCAAATGACGATTCCAATAAGGCGTTTACGATTGGGTTTAAGACGCCTCCGTATAACGATAACGGGATTGCTCATATCATAGAGCATTCAGTTTTAAATGGATCTGAAAAATACCCTTCAAAAGAACCATTTGTTGAATTAGTCAAAGGGTCATTGAATACGTTCGTCAATGCAATGACTTTTTCAGATAAGACAATTTATCCAGTTGCTTCAACTAATAAAAAAGACTTTATGCATTTAATGAATGTTTATTTAGATGCTGTGTTCAAGCCGAATTTTTACGATAATGCACAAATATTAGCACAAGAAGGTTGGCATCATCATTTAGAGTCAGCAGAAGATGACCTGATTTATAAAGGCGTTGTTTACAATGAAATGAAAGGGGCGACAGCCTCTCCTGAAAGACAAGTTCAACAGCATTTGACTCATCAGTTGTATCCCAACAGTATTTACCGTCACGAATCTGGTGGAAATCCAAAAGCCATCCCTAGTTTAACACAAGAAGAATTTGTTGCTTTCCATCAAACTTATTACCACCCAAGTAATTCTCTGACTGTCTTATATGGAGACATAGATGAAAAAGAAACTTTTGCTGCATTAGAGGACTATTTCAGTGGCTCAGGCAAACAGAGTGAAAAAGTCGACTTATCTTTTGAACCAGCTGTACCTGATGATGCGGTATTTGAAGATACTTACTCAATAACTGCAGGGGACAACCCTAAAGGAAAAGATTATTTGGCTTTAGGGTGGCATGTGTCTGAACCGAATGATGTACTGGATAAGTATGGACTAGAGGTTTTGGAAGAAATTTTATTTGGCAATAATCAATCACCGCTTAAAAAAGCTTTATTGGATGCGGATATAGGTGGGGACATAGTAGGTGGCGTTGCTGATTTTGGCTATCCAACGGGGTTTATAATCACTGCTAAATATTCTGATGCCTCTAAGATGACTCGATTCAAAGAAGTTGTTCAAGAGACTTTAAAGCAGTTAATGACTGAAGGAATCGATGAAGGGCTGATTAATGCAGCATTGAATAAAATTACTTTTCAAACGAAAGAAGCCGCTATTTCGGAAGACAACCCACGTGGAGTCATTTATGCCATCAATGCTTATCAATCTTGGCTGTATGATAAGAGTCCTTATGTGAACTTGCAATTTTCAGGCTATTTGAAAGAACTAGGAGAATTGGCAGGTAGGGGGTATTTTGAGCAACTGATCAAAGAAAAACTAGTAAACAATCCTTTGCGTACTGCAGTGATTCTAAAAGCTGAACCTGGTAAAAGCGATCAATTTGAAGCGAAAACTCATCAGCAATTGCAAGAATATAAAGCTAATCTATCAAAAGAAGAAATCGACAAAATGATAGCTCAAACACAAGAGTTGATCAAGCGTCAAGAAGCGCCGGATAAACCGGAAGATTTAGCAAAGATTCCAACATTGACAAAAGAAGATTTAAGCACACAGGTAGAAGAGTATCCACTAACAGAAATTCCTTTTAATGAAGGAACTCATTTTTATCAGGCTGAACAATTCACTTCTGGCATTGACTACCTTAGTTTGTACATTGATTTGAAAGATGTTGCAGCTGAAGAATATCAGTGGTTGAGTTTATTGAGTCATCTGCTTGGTAAGCTAGCCACTGATAAATATGATGTCGCAACTTTGCAACGTCAAAAAGATCTGTACACAGGCGGCATTTACGGAAAGCTAGACATTTATGAAGATAAAGCAGGACAGTTGCAACCTTATTTTATTTTACGCGGAAAATCTTTGGAGTCTTCTTTTGAAGAGTTGGTCACATTAATGCAAGAAATCATGTGCCACACGCAATTTGAAAATAAAGATGAGATTTTGAAAATCACTCAACAGCTGATTTCTAATTTCGAACGACGCATTAATTCCAGTTCTCATGTTCTAGCTGCAAATCGGGCATTGAGTCAAGTAAAATATTCGGCCAAATTAAATGAACTGATTAGCGGAATGGATCAATTCCATTTTTTGAAAGACATTCGTGCTGATTTGCAATCCGATAAGTCAAAAGAGGTAACAGAGCGTATCCTGCAGACAGTAAACGGTTTACTGAATAAAAATCGCTTGAACATTTTATACGTCGGTGAGAAAGATCGAGGAGTACTGGTCAAAGAAAAATTACAAGCAGCATTTTCTGAGTTGCCTAGTGCTGAATTAGGTGAACCAGCCGTCATTAAGCCGGGTGCAAAGCAACATGAAGCTTATGTCACTGCTCAAGACGTGAATTATGTAGCTGTTGCTTCAAATGCCAACGATAAATTTGATTACACTGGAGCAGCGAAAGTATTGGCAACAGCTATTCGTTACAGTTACTTGTGGAATGAGATCCGTGTCAAAGGTGGTGCTTATGGTTCGCTGTATAACCATCAACGAACTGGTCAGTTTGCCTTGAGTTCTTATCGTGACCCCAATATCCGTAAAACGTTGGAAACTTATAAAGGTTTGCCTAACTATGTAGCACAAATAAAGTTGTCTGACAGCGAGCTATTAAAATACATTATTGGCACGATTAGTCCCATGGAACAGCCGAAATCTGCTTTCAGCAAAGGTTTAACCGCATTCAATCGTCTGAAAACAGGCGTGACTCGCGAAGAGTTAGTTCATTTGAAGGAAGAGATTCTAGCGGTTGATTCAAATGCCTTAAAGATGCTTAATAAGGGCCTAGACAGCGTATTGGAAGAGAGCACGGTGGTCGTAATAGGGAATAAGGGCCAAATCGAAACTGAAAAGGACTTGTTTGATAAGGTATATGAACTGTATTAA
- a CDS encoding YrrS family protein — protein sequence MKDPKGNKKSTRSNKYDKERKTIKILTFAVVVAALVVVVLIIMSLFSGGDEPQESTTESSSMIVKDSAESTQSDSQSSESSSESSSESESSESESSESEESEESESESVETNETEPSDENVTEAYTGDWDPIATEQQGEHTTDFNNGSQDRAEIKKAAAVATGLSESDMIEWWVENGGAEQVVATVSDSSQTKTYRVYLNWVDDQGWQPTKVEELKENDKQ from the coding sequence ATGAAGGATCCTAAAGGCAATAAAAAAAGTACACGTTCAAATAAATATGATAAAGAAAGAAAAACGATAAAAATATTAACTTTTGCAGTCGTAGTCGCTGCACTGGTTGTTGTCGTACTAATCATCATGTCACTTTTCAGTGGCGGAGATGAGCCACAAGAAAGCACAACTGAAAGTTCTAGCATGATTGTAAAAGACAGCGCTGAATCAACTCAAAGTGACTCTCAAAGTTCTGAAAGCAGTTCTGAAAGTAGTTCTGAATCAGAGTCATCTGAAAGTGAATCAAGCGAGTCAGAAGAAAGTGAAGAATCTGAATCCGAGTCGGTTGAAACAAATGAAACCGAACCTTCTGATGAGAATGTGACAGAAGCTTACACCGGTGACTGGGATCCAATAGCTACGGAACAACAAGGAGAACATACAACAGACTTTAATAATGGTTCTCAAGATCGTGCCGAAATCAAAAAAGCTGCTGCAGTGGCAACAGGTTTAAGTGAATCAGATATGATCGAATGGTGGGTTGAAAATGGTGGGGCAGAGCAGGTAGTAGCAACTGTTTCAGATAGTAGCCAAACAAAAACTTACCGCGTTTACTTGAATTGGGTAGATGATCAAGGATGGCAACCAACGAAAGTAGAAGAACTAAAAGAAAATGATAAACAATAA